The DNA sequence TCAACGCGCCTTTCGACGCCTTTAATGTACGCTTCCATGACCTTACTGTACATCTCGTTTGAGAAGATCAGCGTGACGTTCACCGGGATGCCCTCCCCGATCAGAGTCTCGATCGCCGGAATCCCCTCGGGGGTCGCAGGAACCTTAATCATGACGTTCGGCCGGTCGAGCGCGGCGTGGTAGCGGCGCGCTTCCGCCACGGTTCCGGCGGTGTCGTGCGCCAGGCGCGGGCTCACCTCGAGGCTGACGTAGCCGTGCTCGCCGCCGGTCTGCTCCCACATCTCTCGGAAGGCGTCGGCGGCTCCCGCTATGTCCTCCAGGACGATCGCGTCGTAGATCTCCTCGGCCGACCGCCCTTCGCGCGCGAGCTCCTGCAACACACTTTCATACTCTCCCGAGCCGGCAATCGCCTTCTCGAAAATGGTCGGATTCGAGGTCAGCCCACCGAGACCATCCTCGCGGATCATCGTTTCGAGAGTGCCCTCTGTGAGAAGGGATCGGGTCATCTGGTCGTACCAGACGCTCTGTCCGAGCTCGGTCAGCTGCTGGATCGCGTTCATCGGTGCACGCTCCTTTGTTCGGGATTCGAGGATTCGACGGCGACCTCGATTGGCGCCGACATTCTAGATGACAGCGGGAGACGCGAAATCCATGCACATACAGAAAAAGCCCCGGAAGCCTTTGCCTTCCGAGGCCTTTCTGGCGCGTTTTACCGCTGCAAAGGAACATCCGCGCCTCTGCCGGATTCGACCCATCGCGTCGCTTCCAGCCGCTTTCAATCGTTATCATCTGCGATGAAGCATCCGATCGAAAGCAGAGTCAATTTACGCCCTCTCCGGCGGCTTTGCAATAGGTCGAGCTGTCAACATTCACGCCGTTTTCCACACTCGTCCACAGGCTGCCGCACCCGGTTCTGTGCAGTCGCCTCGCGAGTGACCGGCGTGGCTGTGGAAAAGTTTTTTGGGGCCCCAGAAAAAACTTTCATCGTGTATGCTCGCCTGATTCGACGCCGGTCTTTTTTTCCATCCGGCGGTAGTCCTGGGGGACCGGAACGATGACCGAACAGGCAGTGAGCGGCTCACATGGAACCAGGCCGGGAGGCCGGAGAAAGACCGTCGGCGTCATCATCGGAGCGGTCATCCTTATCGGGGTCGCCCTGACGCTCTACAGACTCGGATACATCGATCCGGAGGCGACGACCGCATGGTTGAGAGAGGCGAGCGGCTCGTGGTGGGCGCCGCTGGCATTCATCGGTCTCTACACGATCTTCAACGTCTTCCTGATCCCGGCAACGCTTCTGACGCTGACCGCCGGCGTCATCTGGGGCTGGCTCGTCGGAGGTCTCTGGGTTCTGGCGGCGTCGACGATCGCCTCCTTCGTCCCCTATCTGATTGCGCGCAACGGTGCGGGGTGGATCGAGTCGATCCTGAAAGGGAGAGCGAACGACATCCATGAAAAGCTGCAGAACGAAGGATTCACCACACTGCTGCTGCTCCGTCTGATCCCGATCTTTCCCTACAACGTCCTCAATTACGCATCCGGCCTTGCGGGACTGCGCGTCCGGGACTACGTCCTGGCGACTTTCATCGGCACGATCCCGGGCATCTTCATCTTCACCTATCTCGCCGATTCGATCAGCCAGGGTCTGGTCAGCCCGGGCGAGGCGTTCGTGAAGATCCTGATCGCTGGCGCTCTTCTCGGAGGTCTCGTTCTGGTCACCCGCTTTTTCTCGGCGAAGGTGAAGAAGCGGGTGGAGTAGTTTCGAGGGGCCGTTGCGCGATCCGATCACGAGCAGGCAGAACCAGTGGGTCAGACGATTCCGGGATGCTCTCGAGAACCACGAAGACGAATTCGTCATCGAAGGGAAAAAGCAGGTCGAGGACACCCGCGCTATTGCCGGCGACCCGATCGCGATTCTCGCTTCGCCGAAGGCGGGAGCTCCGCCCGCGGATGCGATCGTGGTTTCCGACGAGATCGCGAAGTGGATCTCGGGGACGCGAACGCCGCAGGGCGTCTTCGCTCTCTTCCGCAAGCCTCGTCACTCGGTCGCGGAGATTCCGCGCAGCGGCCCCGTCGTCGTACTCGACCGCGTGCAGGATCCCGGCAATGTCGGGACCATCGTCCGGCTCTCGGTCGCGTTCGATGCGGCCGGTTTGATTCTCCTTCCCGGCACCGCGAGTCCGTGGGGTCCCAAGGCGCTCCGGGCCGCGGCCGGCGCGGCGGCGCTCCGGTTGCCGATGGTCGCGATGGATCTGGCGGCGCTCGAGGCGGAAGTCGCATCCCGGCCGGCGCGCCTTCTCGCCGCCGATCCCGAAGGGGGCGCGATGCCCGCGCCCGGCGGCGCGCAGGATTTCATCGTCTTCGGCAGCGAAGGCGCGGGAC is a window from the Acidobacteriota bacterium genome containing:
- a CDS encoding TVP38/TMEM64 family protein, with translation MTEQAVSGSHGTRPGGRRKTVGVIIGAVILIGVALTLYRLGYIDPEATTAWLREASGSWWAPLAFIGLYTIFNVFLIPATLLTLTAGVIWGWLVGGLWVLAASTIASFVPYLIARNGAGWIESILKGRANDIHEKLQNEGFTTLLLLRLIPIFPYNVLNYASGLAGLRVRDYVLATFIGTIPGIFIFTYLADSISQGLVSPGEAFVKILIAGALLGGLVLVTRFFSAKVKKRVE
- the tal gene encoding transaldolase, with the translated sequence MNAIQQLTELGQSVWYDQMTRSLLTEGTLETMIREDGLGGLTSNPTIFEKAIAGSGEYESVLQELAREGRSAEEIYDAIVLEDIAGAADAFREMWEQTGGEHGYVSLEVSPRLAHDTAGTVAEARRYHAALDRPNVMIKVPATPEGIPAIETLIGEGIPVNVTLIFSNEMYSKVMEAYIKGVERRVEASESPHVPSVASFFVSRIDSKVDAALDGVSGAAHLKGTIAIANAKVAYRNFLEKFGDDRFVRLEEAGARVQRPLWASTSTKNPDYRDVLYVEALIGPDTVNTLPPATYEAFKDHGVAKQTITTGLEKARGQLAELAELGIDLDEITHRLMIEGVASFAKSFDSLMTTIEKRRADAA
- a CDS encoding RNA methyltransferase — translated: MRDPITSRQNQWVRRFRDALENHEDEFVIEGKKQVEDTRAIAGDPIAILASPKAGAPPADAIVVSDEIAKWISGTRTPQGVFALFRKPRHSVAEIPRSGPVVVLDRVQDPGNVGTIVRLSVAFDAAGLILLPGTASPWGPKALRAAAGAAALRLPMVAMDLAALEAEVASRPARLLAADPEGGAMPAPGGAQDFIVFGSEGAGLSDGIARIATRFSIPFSRNVESLNVASAAAIVLSRLWERGGRVKSEE